A window of the Egibacter rhizosphaerae genome harbors these coding sequences:
- a CDS encoding YbaK/EbsC family protein, with translation MTDEETEQRVRDRLEQLGVDHELLWIDPTHAATADFCREYGEDPDAAGNCIAVIGKAAEPVYGACVVRATRRLDVNRRVKRLLGTRKASFAAADDTRARTGMAPDGVTPFGLPEGWPVYLDAGLLEHARIVVGGGSRRLKVVVGPDGLRALPGAEVIDDLVLPLAG, from the coding sequence ATGACCGACGAGGAGACCGAGCAGCGCGTGCGCGACCGTTTGGAGCAGCTGGGCGTGGACCACGAGCTCCTGTGGATCGATCCGACGCATGCGGCTACGGCCGACTTCTGCCGCGAGTACGGGGAGGACCCCGACGCGGCCGGCAACTGCATCGCCGTGATCGGCAAGGCCGCGGAGCCGGTCTACGGCGCGTGCGTCGTGCGTGCGACGCGACGCCTCGACGTCAACCGCCGCGTGAAACGGCTGCTCGGGACGCGCAAGGCCTCGTTCGCTGCGGCCGACGACACGCGTGCGCGCACGGGGATGGCCCCCGACGGGGTGACCCCGTTTGGTCTCCCGGAGGGCTGGCCGGTCTACCTGGACGCGGGGCTGTTGGAGCACGCGCGGATCGTGGTCGGCGGCGGCAGCCGTCGACTGAAGGTCGTCGTGGGCCCCGACGGTCTGCGGGCCCTGCCGGGCGCCGAGGTCATCGACGACCTCGTGCTCCCGCTTGCCGGGTGA